A stretch of the Rosa rugosa chromosome 5, drRosRugo1.1, whole genome shotgun sequence genome encodes the following:
- the LOC133712089 gene encoding magnesium transporter MRS2-5 codes for MEGSRSPLIHSDHPESTSSNNTGNFQFYANGIRECPGGIQGLEKRGHGIRGWPGGIEGLKKRGQGSRSWIKIDTTGDSKILELDKATIMRHCSLPARDLRLLDPLFIYPSTILGREKAIVVSLEQIRCIITAEEVILMNSLDRCVVQYKSELCKRLQANKDQSDDLPFEFRALELALELTCLSLDAQVKELELEIYPVLDELATSINTLNLERVRRLKGHLLALTQRVQKVRDEIEHLMDDDGDMAEMYLTEKKQRSECFPSSDLSCQTNSSGDDKVVSKSAPVSPVESLGGSQNLQRTFSSIVNSSRTGSFISSSNSEEDVDQLEMLLEAYFIIIDHTLSKLLSLKEYIDDTEDFINIKLGNVQNHLIKFELLLTAATFVATMFASVTAVFGMNFADSVFDNPSTFSWVLIICGFVCGFLYFTFLIYCRHKRIFPL; via the exons ATGGAAGGATCACGAAGTCCTTTAATTCATTCTGATCATCCAGAATCCACCTCCTCTAATAATACTGGAAACTTTCAGTTTTATGCAAATGGAATTCGTGAGTGTCCTGGTGGTATCCAGGGACTGGAGAAGAGAGGTCATGGAATTCGTGGTTGGCCTGGTGGTATCGAGGGACTGAAGAAGAGAGGTCAGGGAAGTCGATCTTGGATAAAGATTGATACAACTGGGGACTCAAAGATTTTGGAGCTTGACAAGGCTACTATTATGAGACATTGTTCTTTGCCTGCCAGAGATCTCCGACTTTTGGACCCTTTGTTCATTTACCCTTCTACAATTTTAGGAAGGGAGAAAGCTATTGTTGTTAGTCTAGAACAGATAAGGTGTATAATCACAGCTGAAGAGGTTATCCTTATGAATTCCCTGGATCGATGTGTTGTTCAGTACAAATCTGAATTATGCAAACGCCTTCAGGCAAACAAAGATCAATCTG ATGACTTGCCCTTTGAATTTAGAGCACTGGAGCTGGCTTTGGAACTAACTTGCTTATCTCTAGATGCTCAG GTAAAAGAACTGGAACTGGAGATATACCCTGTGCTGGATGAACTAGCAACATCCATTAACACTCTGAATCTAGAGCGTGTGCGTAGACTCAAAGGTCACCTCCTTGCCTTGACACAACGAGTGCAGAAG GTCCGTGATGAAATAGAACATCTCATGGATGATGACGGCGACATGGCTGAGATGTACCTGACTGAGAAGAAACAAAGGTCGGAGTGTTTTCCCTCAAGCGACCTTAGCTGTCAAACTAACTCCTCGGGTGATGATAAAGTGGTTTCGAAATCTGCTCCTGTTTCACCAGTAGAGTCACTTGGTGGATCACAGAATTTGCAAAGGACTTTTAGCAGTATTGTGAATTCAAGCAGAACTGGAAGCTTCATTAGTTCATCTAATAGTGAAGAAGACGTTGATCAACTGGAAATGCTGCTTGAAGCATACTTTATTATCATTGACCATACTCTCAGCAAATTGTTATCG CTAAAAGAATACATTGATGATACAGAAGATTTTATTAACATCAAACTG GGCAATGTTCAGAACCATCTGATAAAATTTGAGTTGCTTCTTACAGCAGCTACCTTTGTGGCTACAATGTTTGCTTCTGTTACAGCAGTATTTGGAATGAATTTTGCAGACTCTGTTTTTGATAATCCATCCACATTTAGTTGGGTTCTGATTATTTGTGGTTTCGTCTGTGGGTTCTTGTACTTCACTTTCCTGATTTATTGTAGGCACAAAAGGATCTTTCCATTGTAA
- the LOC133709369 gene encoding uncharacterized protein LOC133709369 isoform X3, translating into MDLEHGRTSKLPDIVIEEITQPETPVRVPDRSVEIKQSETTAKVPDRSGEIKQSETPLRVPDGSGEINRSETPAKVPDGSGESKHSETLPKANDGRPSPAVPSKVVEATAKGGHRRAPSETLPDVNDGNGGSKHPSSPSPSSKVLEATAKGGHRRGPSGTLPKVNDGSGGSKHSSSPPISSKVAEATAKGGHQRAPSDKLLSFTSTSSSGSDTSMDDLFQVDSNRFSTSTHIPPLPKDYAPNSPYRPSTSRASNVTNGLPTESPAVQMMDRYGGYDPYRIPSTVFDTSNVSNKEMEWSAASNESLFSLHLGNNSFSRDHILMLSDLGPTKSSELLEISPRTRPPVVETEFEISRIEEGRESAAEEVADANIKDTEHASAENHSEGRVPPAPKSPSLAHSRHSDGSGLSGTSTRSFAFPMRF; encoded by the exons ATGGACTTGGAACATGGCAGGACTAGCAAGCTTCCAGACATTGTTATTGAGGAGATTACACAGCCGGAAACACCTGTAAGAGTTCCTGATCGGAGTGTGGAGATTAAACAGTCGGAAACAACTGCAAAAGTTCCTGATCGGAGTGGGGAGATTAAGCAGTCGGAAACACCTCTAAGAGTTCCTGATGGGAGTGGAGAGATTAACCGGTCGGAAACTCCCGCAAAAGTTCCTGATGGGAGCGGGGAGAGTAAGCATTCGGAAACACTTCCAAAAGCTAATGATGGGAGGCCATCTCCTGCAGTGCCGTCCAAAGTTGTAGAAGCTACTGCTAAGGGAGGTCATCGGCGTGCCCCATCGGAAACACTTCCAGACGTTAATGATGGGAATGGAGGCAGTAAGCACCCGTCCTCTCCTTCACCCTCATCCAAAGTTTTAGAGGCTACTGCTAAGGGAGGTCATCGGCGTGGCCCATCAGGAACACTTCCAAAAGTTAATGATGGGAGTGGAGGCAGTAAGCACTCGTCCTCTCCTCCAATCTCATCCAAAGTTGCAGAGGCTACTGCTAAGGGAGGTCATCAGCGTGCCCCATCCGATAAGCTATTGTCTTTCACCTCTACATCTTCATCGGGATCAGACACATCAATGGATGATCTGTTCCAAGTGGACTCGAATAGATTCTCTACTTCAACACATATTCCTCCCCTCCCTAAAGATTATGCCCCAAACTCTCCTTATCGCCCATCAACATCTCGTGCGTCAAATGTCACCAATGGGTTACCAACGGAATCCCCTGCAGTCCAAATGATGGATCGGTATGGAGGATATGATCCTTACAGGATCCCATCTACCGTGTTTGATACAAGTAATGTATCCAACAAAGAAATGGAATGGAGCGCTGCTTCCAATGAGTCATTATTTAGTCTTCATTTAGGCAACAACAGTTTTTCCAGAGACCATATACTTATGTTGAGTGATTTGGGTCCAACCAAATCAAGTGAATTGCTCGAGATTAGTCCACGCACTCGACCTCCAGTAGTAGAAACAGAATTCGAAATTAGTAGGATCGAAGAGGGGAGAGAATCAGCAGCTGAAGAAGTGGCAGATGCGAACATCAAGGACACTGAACATGCAAGTGCTGAAAATCATAGTGAGGGGAGGGTACCACCAGCCCCTAAATCCCCTAGCCTTGCCCACTCCCGCCATTCCGATGGGAGTGGATTAAGTGGAACTAGCACACGGTCCTTTGCCTTCCCAAT GAGATTCTGA
- the LOC133709369 gene encoding uncharacterized protein LOC133709369 isoform X2 → MDLEHGRTSKLPDIVIEEITQPETPVRVPDRSVEIKQSETTAKVPDRSGEIKQSETPLRVPDGSGEINRSETPAKVPDGSGESKHSETLPKANDGRPSPAVPSKVVEATAKGGHRRAPSETLPDVNDGNGGSKHPSSPSPSSKVLEATAKGGHRRGPSGTLPKVNDGSGGSKHSSSPPISSKVAEATAKGGHQRAPSDKLLSFTSTSSSGSDTSMDDLFQVDSNRFSTSTHIPPLPKDYAPNSPYRPSTSRASNVTNGLPTESPAVQMMDRYGGYDPYRIPSTVFDTSNVSNKEMEWSAASNESLFSLHLGNNSFSRDHILMLSDLGPTKSSELLEISPRTRPPVVETEFEISRIEEGRESAAEEVADANIKDTEHASAENHSEGRVPPAPKSPSLAHSRHSDGSGLSGTSTRSFAFPILTDGTKNSLMLPGDSEEQRPEPPAAAAAASRTKKSKKKKTRWLPCFSCSWCKWGCCCSCRRLCSCPRFFRRCCCCC, encoded by the exons ATGGACTTGGAACATGGCAGGACTAGCAAGCTTCCAGACATTGTTATTGAGGAGATTACACAGCCGGAAACACCTGTAAGAGTTCCTGATCGGAGTGTGGAGATTAAACAGTCGGAAACAACTGCAAAAGTTCCTGATCGGAGTGGGGAGATTAAGCAGTCGGAAACACCTCTAAGAGTTCCTGATGGGAGTGGAGAGATTAACCGGTCGGAAACTCCCGCAAAAGTTCCTGATGGGAGCGGGGAGAGTAAGCATTCGGAAACACTTCCAAAAGCTAATGATGGGAGGCCATCTCCTGCAGTGCCGTCCAAAGTTGTAGAAGCTACTGCTAAGGGAGGTCATCGGCGTGCCCCATCGGAAACACTTCCAGACGTTAATGATGGGAATGGAGGCAGTAAGCACCCGTCCTCTCCTTCACCCTCATCCAAAGTTTTAGAGGCTACTGCTAAGGGAGGTCATCGGCGTGGCCCATCAGGAACACTTCCAAAAGTTAATGATGGGAGTGGAGGCAGTAAGCACTCGTCCTCTCCTCCAATCTCATCCAAAGTTGCAGAGGCTACTGCTAAGGGAGGTCATCAGCGTGCCCCATCCGATAAGCTATTGTCTTTCACCTCTACATCTTCATCGGGATCAGACACATCAATGGATGATCTGTTCCAAGTGGACTCGAATAGATTCTCTACTTCAACACATATTCCTCCCCTCCCTAAAGATTATGCCCCAAACTCTCCTTATCGCCCATCAACATCTCGTGCGTCAAATGTCACCAATGGGTTACCAACGGAATCCCCTGCAGTCCAAATGATGGATCGGTATGGAGGATATGATCCTTACAGGATCCCATCTACCGTGTTTGATACAAGTAATGTATCCAACAAAGAAATGGAATGGAGCGCTGCTTCCAATGAGTCATTATTTAGTCTTCATTTAGGCAACAACAGTTTTTCCAGAGACCATATACTTATGTTGAGTGATTTGGGTCCAACCAAATCAAGTGAATTGCTCGAGATTAGTCCACGCACTCGACCTCCAGTAGTAGAAACAGAATTCGAAATTAGTAGGATCGAAGAGGGGAGAGAATCAGCAGCTGAAGAAGTGGCAGATGCGAACATCAAGGACACTGAACATGCAAGTGCTGAAAATCATAGTGAGGGGAGGGTACCACCAGCCCCTAAATCCCCTAGCCTTGCCCACTCCCGCCATTCCGATGGGAGTGGATTAAGTGGAACTAGCACACGGTCCTTTGCCTTCCCAAT TTTGACAGATGGGACGAAAAATTCTCTGATGCTTCCAGGAGATTCTGAAGAGCAGCGTCCGGAGccaccagcagcagcagcagcagccagcaggacaaaaaaatcaaagaaaaaaaagacccGTTGGCTTCCTTGCTTTTCTTGTTCTTGGTGCAAGTGGGGCTGTTGTTGTTCTTGTCGTCGGCTTTGTTCTTGTCCACGTTTTTTCCGTCgctgttgttgttgctgttaa
- the LOC133709369 gene encoding uncharacterized protein LOC133709369 isoform X1: MDLEHGRTSKLPDIVIEEITQPETPVRVPDRSVEIKQSETTAKVPDRSGEIKQSETPLRVPDGSGEINRSETPAKVPDGSGESKHSETLPKANDGRPSPAVPSKVVEATAKGGHRRAPSETLPDVNDGNGGSKHPSSPSPSSKVLEATAKGGHRRGPSGTLPKVNDGSGGSKHSSSPPISSKVAEATAKGGHQRAPSDKLLSFTSTSSSGSDTSMDDLFQVDSNRFSTSTHIPPLPKDYAPNSPYRPSTSRASNVTNGLPTESPAVQMMDRYGGYDPYRIPSTVFDTSNVSNKEMEWSAASNESLFSLHLGNNSFSRDHILMLSDLGPTKSSELLEISPRTRPPVVETEFEISRIEEGRESAAEEVADANIKDTEHASAENHSEGRVPPAPKSPSLAHSRHSDGSGLSGTSTRSFAFPMYVYIYDLSLTDGTKNSLMLPGDSEEQRPEPPAAAAAASRTKKSKKKKTRWLPCFSCSWCKWGCCCSCRRLCSCPRFFRRCCCCC, encoded by the exons ATGGACTTGGAACATGGCAGGACTAGCAAGCTTCCAGACATTGTTATTGAGGAGATTACACAGCCGGAAACACCTGTAAGAGTTCCTGATCGGAGTGTGGAGATTAAACAGTCGGAAACAACTGCAAAAGTTCCTGATCGGAGTGGGGAGATTAAGCAGTCGGAAACACCTCTAAGAGTTCCTGATGGGAGTGGAGAGATTAACCGGTCGGAAACTCCCGCAAAAGTTCCTGATGGGAGCGGGGAGAGTAAGCATTCGGAAACACTTCCAAAAGCTAATGATGGGAGGCCATCTCCTGCAGTGCCGTCCAAAGTTGTAGAAGCTACTGCTAAGGGAGGTCATCGGCGTGCCCCATCGGAAACACTTCCAGACGTTAATGATGGGAATGGAGGCAGTAAGCACCCGTCCTCTCCTTCACCCTCATCCAAAGTTTTAGAGGCTACTGCTAAGGGAGGTCATCGGCGTGGCCCATCAGGAACACTTCCAAAAGTTAATGATGGGAGTGGAGGCAGTAAGCACTCGTCCTCTCCTCCAATCTCATCCAAAGTTGCAGAGGCTACTGCTAAGGGAGGTCATCAGCGTGCCCCATCCGATAAGCTATTGTCTTTCACCTCTACATCTTCATCGGGATCAGACACATCAATGGATGATCTGTTCCAAGTGGACTCGAATAGATTCTCTACTTCAACACATATTCCTCCCCTCCCTAAAGATTATGCCCCAAACTCTCCTTATCGCCCATCAACATCTCGTGCGTCAAATGTCACCAATGGGTTACCAACGGAATCCCCTGCAGTCCAAATGATGGATCGGTATGGAGGATATGATCCTTACAGGATCCCATCTACCGTGTTTGATACAAGTAATGTATCCAACAAAGAAATGGAATGGAGCGCTGCTTCCAATGAGTCATTATTTAGTCTTCATTTAGGCAACAACAGTTTTTCCAGAGACCATATACTTATGTTGAGTGATTTGGGTCCAACCAAATCAAGTGAATTGCTCGAGATTAGTCCACGCACTCGACCTCCAGTAGTAGAAACAGAATTCGAAATTAGTAGGATCGAAGAGGGGAGAGAATCAGCAGCTGAAGAAGTGGCAGATGCGAACATCAAGGACACTGAACATGCAAGTGCTGAAAATCATAGTGAGGGGAGGGTACCACCAGCCCCTAAATCCCCTAGCCTTGCCCACTCCCGCCATTCCGATGGGAGTGGATTAAGTGGAACTAGCACACGGTCCTTTGCCTTCCCAATGTACGTCTATATATATGATCTAAG TTTGACAGATGGGACGAAAAATTCTCTGATGCTTCCAGGAGATTCTGAAGAGCAGCGTCCGGAGccaccagcagcagcagcagcagccagcaggacaaaaaaatcaaagaaaaaaaagacccGTTGGCTTCCTTGCTTTTCTTGTTCTTGGTGCAAGTGGGGCTGTTGTTGTTCTTGTCGTCGGCTTTGTTCTTGTCCACGTTTTTTCCGTCgctgttgttgttgctgttaa
- the LOC133709370 gene encoding uncharacterized protein LOC133709370, translating into MDELLKNKIFATHALAGVGSVTLGTALTYPLDTVKVIIQVGSGSSKQLTTTEVFNRVRSFSGNSGLYSGFWWLAVGRTLGVGARFGTYEILTAFYKDGREDNHVHASEALLAGLIAGLVESLITSPFELIKVRAQITSASRIPKSASFTEKVAVAPLIQRLLHGYMPDPKALNYSVGLLSTLTTKHPNMMSALQDYPWMMTGSGRPPSVFNVRKPSQIISLEGWGSLWRGLRSGVVRDSVFSGLFFATWQSLHRAMLDWKAVGMNPEPRTDDEIGPLSPFAVSVAAGVSGSVAAAASHCFDTAKCRSQCVVLPKFLSMERKLLKWRTPGKRFKRATGIHPADRNLLFRGIGLRMARSGIASFVMVGSYFLAVDRLA; encoded by the exons ATGGATGAATTGTTAAAGAACAAGATTTTTGCAACGCATGCTCTTGCTGGTGTGGGATCAGTGACATTAGGCACAGCTCTTACTTACCCTTTAGATACTGTTAAAGTCATTATTCAG GTTGGTTCAGGTTCAAGTAAACAGTTGACAACGACTGAGGTGTTCAACAGAGTTCGGTCGTTTTCAGGAAATTCAG GCTTGTACAGTGGTTTTTGGTGGTTGGCAGTGGGAAGAACTTTAGGTGTTGGAGCTCGCTTTGGAACCTATGAAATTTTGACGGCTTTTTATAAAG ATGGTCGAGAAGATAACCATGTACATGCCTCTGAGGCCCTCTTAGCAGGACTTATTGCTGGTCTTGTAGAATCACTAATAACTTCTCCATTCGAACTTATTAAAGTTCGTGCCCAGATCACTTCTGCTTCTCGCATTCCAAAGTCGGCCTCGTTCACAGAGAAGGTAGCTGTTGCACCTTTGATACAGAGATTACTACATGGATATATGCCGGACCCAAAGGCATTAAACTATTCTGTCGGTCTTCTATCCACCCTAACAACCAAACATCCCAATATGATGAGTGCCTTACAAGACTATCCATGGATGATGACTGGATCTGGGAGGCCACCATCAGTGTTCAATGTTAGGAAACCATCTCAAATCATCTCTTTGGAAGGATGGGGCTCATTATGGAGAGGTCTACGGTCAGGAGTTGTTCGGGACTCAGTTTTCAGTGGCTTATTCTTTGCTACTTGGCAATCCCTGCACCGAGCAATGCTTGACTGGAAGGCAGTGGGGATGAATCCAGAACCCAG gacggatgatgaaattggtCCACTGTCACCTTTCGCTGTTAGTGTTGCGGCTGGAGTTTCTGGTTCAGTTGCCGCAGCTGCTTCTCATTGTTTCGACACTGCCAAGTGTCGATCCCAATGTGTTGTTTTGCCCAAG TTTCTCTCCATGGAGAGGAAACTTCTGAAATGGAGAACACCAGGGAAGAGGTTCAAGAGAGCTACAGGGATCCACCCCGCCGACAGGAATCTCCTCTTCCGGGGCATTGGTTTGCGGATGGCTCGCAGTGGGATTGCATCATTCGTAATGGTGGGAAGCTATTTCCTAGCTGTGGATCGTCTTGCTTGA
- the LOC133709368 gene encoding proteinaceous RNase P 1, chloroplastic/mitochondrial produces MLHGGAAVTKTFSFFIKIPLPLLSRPSRRVFRPILHYPKPQPTPIPTYSSSMNQRLNLCTLPLSKDLPPAPAPPPRRLSNKALKKARRESPEAVLKVNLDMCSRQGQVVEALRLYDEARSNGVPLSLYHYNVLLYLCSSDGEDADVGLSRGFEIFRQMVEDQVVPNEATFTNAARLSAAAADPEMAFSLVKQMKGFGIPPKLRSYGPALFGFCKKGEAERAYEVDAHMVESGVVAEEPEILALLKISSDLGKGEKVYKMMQRLRSGVRQVGESTAEVVEEWFKSEEAARVGVERWDAKKVREGVVRGGGGWHGQGWLGSGEWKVVRTQMDEAGTCSACRQKLVCIDIDPKETENFAMSLSKLANQREVRADFARFQEWLKRHSPFDAIIDGANVGLTNQHNFSFSQLKNVVNRLQKMSPAKRLPLVILHKSRTTSGPAQNPRNKALLETWKKSGALYATPTGSNDDWYWLYAAVSCKGLLVTNDEMRDHLFQLLGTNFFPRWKEKHQVRVSVSRLGLNLHMPPPYSIVIQESENGRWHVPTTTGDDIETPRQWLCATRARDTK; encoded by the exons ATGTTACACGGCGGAGCCGCCGTCACAAaaaccttctccttcttcatcaAAATCCCACTCCCCTTACTCTCCCGCCCTTCCCGCCGCGTTTTCCGGCCAATTCTCCACTACCCAAAACCCCAACCGACCCCAATCCCCACTTACAGTTCCTCCATGAACCAAAGACTCAACCTTTGCACTCTGCCCCTCTCTAAAGACCTCCCGCCGGCTCCGGCGCCTCCGCCGCGGCGGCTTTCCAACAAGGCTCTGAAGAAAGCGCGGCGGGAGTCGCCGGAGGCGGTGCTGAAGGTCAACCTGGACATGTGTTCCCGCCAAGGCCAAGTCGTCGAGGCTCTGAGGCTTTACGACGAGGCCAGGAGTAATGGGGTTCCGCTTAGCCTGTACCATTACAATGTGTTGTTGTATTTGTGTTCCTCTGATGGTGAAGATGCTGACGTGGGTTTGAGTAGAGGGTTCGAGATTTTCCGGCAGATGGTGGAGGATCAGGTGGTGCCGAATGAGGCCACGTTTACCAATGCGGCCAGGCTGTCGGCGGCTGCGGCGGACCCGGAAATGGCGTTTAGTTTGGTGAAGCAGATGAAGGGGTTTGGGATTCCGCCGAAGTTGAGGTCTTATGGGCCGGCATTGTTTGGTTTTTGTAAGAAGGGGGAGGCTGAGAGGGCTTATGAAGTTGATGCACACATGGTGGAGTCTGGGGTGGTGGCTGAGGAGCCGGAGATTTTGGCATTGTTGAAGATTAGTTCGGATTTGGGGAAGGGTGAGAAGGTTTATAAGATGATGCAGAGGTTGAGGAGTGGGGTGAGGCAGGTTGGGGAGAGTACTGCTGAGGTGGTTGAGGAGTGGTTTAAGTCTGAGGAGGCGGCAAGAGTTGGGGTGGAGAGGTGGGATGCGAAGAAGGTGAGGGAAGGGGTTGTGAGAGGAGGTGGGGGGTGGCATGGGCAAGGTTGGTTAGGGAGTGGGGAGTGGAAGGTGGTGAGGACTCAGATGGATGAAGCAGGGACGTGCTCTGCTTGCCGTCAGAAGCTTGTGTGTATTGATATTGATCCAAAAGAGACAGAGAACTTTGCTATGTCTTTGAGCAAGCTGGCTAACCAAAGGGAGGTCAGGGCTGATTTTGCTCGGTTCCAG GAGTGGCTTAAGCGACATAGTCCATTTGATGCTATTATAGACGGTGCCAATGTGGGTCTCACCAATCAACATAATTTCAGCTTTTCTCAG CTGAAAAATGTTGTGAATCGATTACAAAAAATGAGTCCAGCAAAGAGATTGCCACTTGTTATATTGCACAAAAGTCGTACGACCAGTGGCCCTGCTCAGAATCCTAGGAACAAGGCATTGTTAGAGACTTGGAAAAAGTCCGGGGCACTTTATGCTACTCCAACCGGTTCAAATGATGATTG GTACTGGTTGTATGCTGCTGTTAGTTGTAAGGGTTTACTGGTGACAAATGATGAGATGCGAGACCACTTGTTCCAACTTCTTGGAACTAACTTTTTCCCAAGATGGAAGGAAAAACATCAG GTTCGGGTGTCTGTCTCGAGGCTTGGACTAAATCTTCACATGCCACCTCCTTATTCAATTGTAATTCAG GAGTCGGAGAACGGGCGTTGGCACGTGCCAACCACCACAGGTGATGACATTGAGACCCCAAGGCAGTGGTTGTGTGCCACCAGAGCCAGGGATACAAAATAG